In Penicillium psychrofluorescens genome assembly, chromosome: 5, a single window of DNA contains:
- a CDS encoding uncharacterized protein (ID:PFLUO_007465-T1.cds;~source:funannotate), whose translation MRLNYLLALLSLGAAAVAAPVAGESSSEVSAGGGGGSWGGGRGGGEGSGIGVGEGSGEGYGSGAGAGAGAGEGSGIGAGEGNGAGYGGGAGGGAGGGIGGGGGGGEGGGFGAGGGFGAGFGAGGGIGLGEGSGGGAGFGGGEGSGDE comes from the exons ATGCGGCTGAACTaccttcttgcgcttcttaGCCtgggcgctgctgctgttgcggcTCCCGTGGCGGGTGAATCTA GCTCTGAGGTTTCCGCGGGAGGTGGCGGTGGAAGCTGGGGAGGTGGACGCGGCGGGGGTGAAGGCTCAGGCATTGGCGTCGGTGAAGGCAGCGGCGAGGGCTATGGAAGCGGAGCAggtgccggtgctggagcaggTGAAGGCTCTGGCATTGGCGCCGGTGAAGGCAACGGCGCGGGCTatggcggcggagcaggcggcggagcaggtggcggcatcggcggcggcggcggtggtggtgagggTGGCGGCTTCGGTGCTGGGGGTGGCTTCGGTGCCGGATttggcgctggtggtggaattggacTAGGTGAGGGGTCAGGAGGCGGTGCTGGTTTCGGAGGTGGTGAGGGTAGTGGCGACGAGTAA
- a CDS encoding uncharacterized protein (ID:PFLUO_007466-T1.cds;~source:funannotate) — MPSSTSAGGASPTPDALESDLLTKLAATSALEDLQETLLGSLHRLGWTDKVTTLATELLRAGRCETFDDVMEAVVASAEGRSHPALDSESSSHKPNGDSKQNGSKGNTTNGTAVTNTQFDSDKYFEGVDVRIPETVVGEGVRGLKDILRDMVDLEGESTTNGDKK; from the coding sequence AtgccctcctccacctccgccggCGGCGCTTCTCCCACCCCCGACGCTCTCGAATCCGACCTCCTCACAAAGCTCGCTGCTACATCCGCACTAGAAGACCTTCAAGAAACACTTCTCGGCTCCCTTCACCGCCTAGGCTGGACCGACAAAGTCACTACCCTCGCCACCGAACTCCTCCGCGCTGGCCGCTGTGAGACTTTCGACGATGTAATGGAAGCAGTCGTCGCCTCTGCTGAGGGCAGGTCACATCCAGCGCTGGACTCAGAATCATCTTCCCACAAGCCGAATGGCGACTCAAAGCAGAATGGTTCCAAGGGGAACACGACGAACGGCACCGCAGTAACCAACACCCAATTTGATTCGGACAAATACTTTGAAGGGGTCGACGTTCGGATCCCAGAAACTGTGGTGGGAGAAGGCGTCCGCGGCCTCAAAGATATATTGCGGGACATGGTTGATCTTGAGGGCGAAAGCACTACAAATGGGGACAAGAAGTAA
- a CDS encoding uncharacterized protein (ID:PFLUO_007467-T1.cds;~source:funannotate), protein MAGSENIILSTETDANNLLRERGTKYSSRAYLPFATGLLSDNLRPLLLPYNDRWRRGRKLMHQLANINAAESYQPIQDIESKRLLAHLLKQPSRYGHWFDLYASGVVFRVGFGQWIETGEESVVKRIVQVNHNLERSASPGTYLVDTFPILEYLPSVLAPFKREGKRLHEEELSLFRQLQSDVREQVARGNATNSFTRTFLENQEALRLSDDEGAYVIGTMFEAGSGTTSAAMQSLCLAMCHFPDWQQKMKEQLDQVVGNRMPEFADMPHLSTVRAVIKEVLRWRPVTSGGVPHQLIQDDEYKGYHFSKGTVFHANQWAIHREPELYPDPENFRPERWLSPAFPTFQEPLTKFPNLQNFSSFGFGRRICPGQNIAERSLNILTARIAWALKLSKKKDSLGNDLPLPLYDYTRGFNSQPNHFEFDIAAHSPQRAEQVLEAVKEAEASKSRCM, encoded by the exons ATGGCCGGAAGCGAGAACATCATTCTCTCCACGGAGACTGACGCCAATAATCTCTTGCGAGAGCGAGGCACCAAATATTCGTCTCGGGCATATCTACCGTTTGCAACTGGCTTGCTGTCAGACAATCTGCGCCCGTTGCTGCTACCATACAACG ATCGGTGGAGACGAGGCCGTAAATTGATGCACCAGTTGGCCAACATAAACGCAGCCGAATCTTACCAGCCAATTCAAGATATCGAATCGAAAAGACTGCTGGCGCACTTGCTAAAACAGCCATCGAGATACGGCCATTGGTTCGATTTATATGCCTCCGGTGTGGTCTTTCGGGTTGGGTTTGGTCAGTGGATAGAAACTGGCGAAGAGTCTGTGGTGAAAAGAATCGTGCAGGTCAACCATAATCTCGAACGTTCTGCCTCACCAGGCACCTACCTGGTGGATACCTTCCCTATATTGGAGTATCTTCCTAGTGTACTCGCGCCCTTcaaaagagaaggaaaacgGCTCCACGAAGAAGAACTGAGTCTATTTCGTCAACTACAATCTGACGTACGGGAACAGGTCGCCCGAGGAAACGCAACCAATTCGTTCACACGCACCTTTTTGGAGAACCAAGAAGCCTTGCGCCTCTCTGACGACGAGGGTGCCTACGTGATTGGCACCATGTTTGAAGCCGGGAGCGGTACAACCTCTGCAGCAATGCAGTCCCTCTGTCTTGCTATGTGCCATTTTCCAGATTGGCAACAGAAAATGAAAGAGCAACTCGACCAGGTCGTTGGTAACCGAATGCCTGAATTTGCCGACATGCCTCATCTGTCCACCGTCCGCGCTGTCATCAAAGAAGTCCTTCGCTGGCGACCTGTCACGTCAGGAGGAGTGCCACACCAGTTGATCCAGGATGACGAGTATAAAGGATATCACTTTTCGAAAGGCACTGTGTTCCACGCCAATCAATGGGCTATCCATCGCGAACCCGAACTATATCCAGACCCGGAAAACTTCAGGCCGGAGCGGTGGTTAAGCCCTGCTTTCCCGACCTTTCAAGAGCCATTGACCAAGTTCCCGAACCTGCAAAACTTCTCTTCGTTCGGCTTTGGACGGCGCATCTGCCCGGGGCAGAACATTGCCGAGCGCTCTTTGAACATTCTCACTGCTCGGATCGCCTGGGCTCTAAAGCTTagcaagaagaaagattCTCTCGGCAACGATCTGCCATTGCCGCTCTACGACTACACTCGCGGCTTCAATTCTCAACCCAACCATTTCGAATTTGATATTGCAGCCCACAGCCCCCAAAGAGCGGAGCAGGTTCTTGAAGCTGTGAAAGAGGCAGAGGCAAGCAAGAGTCGTTGTATGTGA
- a CDS encoding uncharacterized protein (ID:PFLUO_007468-T1.cds;~source:funannotate), whose product MSDTCIVCLGDLGESPDPLVIEPDVPRLDIGNAKVGLGGDEGQIAQLLPCGHILHNDCLKPWVERANSCPICRRSFNMVELSDRPGGPVVSSYAVQDRTQVAEVDPSMVIEYVEDDFADFFQPCTICGEADNEDVLLLCDGCDAPSHVYCVGLDQIPAGSWYCPVCESQRALGPAPEVSARPSRANERRSRRTRAQRRQSQNRTQLNSVHWARVWQSVWDHLNLDLDFPFDDDRSAERLLQQQQREEANQREFRAWQRRFEVAERQGGNNRFRDTASLFDIEAPPRPSRPRVPREPTPEPESLEEMRAWNAFERAREIENNPNASSRKRKEPTLSPSPEPTEPQRKLKRPRTRRPQELAAMAQQNGESSRAASSNARGNSEHQPGEPSFLSSLLKEVQDASTPSRTNSHGPSAPSSTVPTDHATPGPSSPSISPPSSSHSSPRLSSTTPPPVRGRPISPIRLSSPLEYASPPFSPEVSFSGSPASPQSTTENSPATTRVPRSRVPRRAIPVAHSRSPDTSPHRSGPSLSVKSDIQKMVGTALKPHYKKKMVSKDQYTDINRSISRMLYERVGEIESLEPDSRDDLDRAAKFEVQRAIDALPSRGSKEKQPMKQPMMTADSDGDGDV is encoded by the exons ATGTCCGATACTTGTATTGTTTGTCTAGGAGACCTTGGCGAAAGCCCTGATCCTCTCGTCATCGAGCCCGACGTGCCAAGACTTGATATCGGCAATGCGAAGGTCGGGCTCGGTGGCGACGAGGGTCAGATCGCTCAGCTGCTTCCCTGTGGACATATCTTACACAACGATTGCTTGAAGCCCTGGGTCGAACGCGCGAACAGCTGCCCGATATGTCGGCGCAGCTTCAACATGGTCGAGCTGAGTGATCGGCCGGGAG GTCCCGTCGTCTCATCGTATGCCGTTCAAGACCGAACCCAGGTGGCCGAGGTCGATCCCTCGATGGTGATTGAATATGTCGAAGATGACTTCGCCGACTTCTTCCAACCGTGCACCATCTGTGGTGAGGCTGATAATGAAGACGTGCTCTTGCTCTGTGATGGCTGCGATGCTCCCTCTCATGTCTATTGTGTGGGTCTGGACCAGATTCCAGCAGGGAGCTGGTACTGCCCGGTGTGCGAGTCCCAGCGAGCGCTCGGTCCTGCCCCCGAGGTTTCCGCCCGACCCTCTCGCGCGAACGAACGACGTAGTCGTCGGACACGGGCCCAGCGCCGGCAGTCACAGAACCGGACCCAGCTGAATTCTGTCCATTGGGCCCGGGTCTGGCAATCTGTCTGGGATCATTTGAACCTGGACCTGGACTTCCCGTTCGACGACGATCGCTCGGCCGAACGTCTAttgcagcaacagcagcgggAAGAGGCTAACCAGCGCGAATTTCGTGCGTGGCAACGTCGCTTCGAGGTCGCGGAGCGTCAAGGCGGTAACAACCGGTTTCGGGACACTGCTTCGCTTTTCGATATTGAGGCCCCTCCACGCCCATCGCGTCCTCGTGTGCCCAGGGAGCCAACTCCCGAACCCGAAtccctggaggagatgcgCGCATGGAACGCATTTGAGCGGGCTCGAGAGATCGAAAACAATCCAAATGCCTCCAGCCGGAAGCGAAAGGAGCCGACGCTTTCTCCGTCCCCCGAGCCCACCGAACCCCAGCGGAAATTGAAACGTCCTCGCACGAGACGCCCACAGGAGCTCGCGGCCATGGCTCAGCAAAATGGCGAATCTTCTCGAGCTGCCAGCTCAAACGCGCGAGGTAACTCAGAGCACCAACCGGGCGAACCGAGTTTCTTGTCATCGCTTCTAAAGGAAGTGCAAGATGCGTCGACTCCAAGCCGAACAAATTCCCATGGCCCATCGGCTCCCTCATCCACCGTGCCTACCGACCATGCTACACCCGgtccttcctctccatccatctcgcCCCCTTCCTCCAGCCACTCTTCTCCCCGCCTGTCATCCACAACGCCACCTCCTGTCCGAGGCCGACCCATTTCTCCCATCCGACTTTCGTCTCCACTGGAATATGCATCGCCTCCTTTCTCGCCCGAAGTATCCTTCTCCGGGAGTCCCGCGTCCCCTCAGTCCACAACCGAGAACTCTCCAGCAACCACTCGTGTTCCTCGCTCCCGTGTTCCCCGGCGAGCGATACCCGTAGCACATTCCCGATCACCCGATACATCACCCCATCGATCCGGTCCATCTCTATCCGTCAAATCCGACATCCAAAAGATGGTCGGCACCGCCTTGAAACCTCactacaagaagaaaatggtATCGAAGGACCAATACACCGATATCAACCGGAGTATATCCCGCATGCTATACGAACGAGTCGGAGAGATTGAATCTCTCGAACCCGATTCGCGCGATGACCTCGATCGAGCTGCGAAATTCGAAGTCCAGCGAGCTATCGACGCTTTGCCTTCACGAGGTAGCAAAGAGAAACAACCCATGAAACAACCCATGATGACGGCGGACTCAGATGGCGACGGCGATGTATAA
- a CDS encoding uncharacterized protein (ID:PFLUO_007469-T1.cds;~source:funannotate) translates to MTKRTKKVGITGKYGTRYGASLRKQVKKMEITQHARYVCTFCGKNTVKRKAVGIWECKGCNKTVAGGAYTVATPAAAATRSTIRRLREIAEV, encoded by the exons ATGACCAAGCGCACCAAGA AGGTCGGTATCACCGGTAAATATGGTACCAG ATACGGTGCCTCCCTGCGTaagcaggtgaagaagatggaaaTCACCCAGCACGCCCGCTACGTCTGCACCTTCTGCGGAAAGAACACCgtcaagcgcaaggccgTTGGAATCTGGGAGTGCAAGGGTTGCAACAAGACCGTTGCCGGCGGCGCCTACACTGTCGC CAcgcccgccgctgccgccaccCGCTCGACCAtccgccgtctccgcgaGATCGCTGAGGTTTAA
- a CDS encoding uncharacterized protein (ID:PFLUO_007470-T1.cds;~source:funannotate): MASSRQYDIVLLGPTGYTGRLCGEHIVQNLPTDLKWAIAGRNAQKLEPIAQELKTLNPDRIQPDTLVVQLTSSELKELAQKTRLIINCVGPYHLYSTPVVEACAANGTHYVDATGETPWVKLIVDKYHETAKANGAIIIPSLGVESAPADILAWALVKQVREALSCQTKEINSCIKELKSSGASGGTLNTILTIFDWLPSSELMKSLKPFSLAASTPPKDIPRESIMQKLLGVRSIRDLGTLTTSPSGIADVTIVHRSSTLMPEFYGNRFVFHQFLHVRNAFIGVAVHVGFMLGLALLALPPVRWLVRKFVYAPGNGPRKENSLNDRLEYHAVATADQNTPAPQRVFGKLTYEGGMYLLTGVLMAEAAMVILKEEEKVKKVSRGGIVTSATLGQDFVDRLDNMGCRIETKVFQY, translated from the exons ATGGCTTCTAGTCGGCAATACGACATCGTTTTGCTCGGTCCAACCGGGTACACCGGTCGCCTCTGCGGTGAGCACATTGTGCAAAACCTGCCCACCGATCTAAAGTGGGCGATTGCTGGCCGCAACGCGCAGAAGCTCGAGCCTATCGCCCAGGAGCTCAAGACGCTCAACCCGGACCGCATCCAGCCAG ACACTCTGGTGGTCCAGCTGACCTCCAGCGAGCTCAAAGAGCTGGCTCAGAAGACCAGGCTCATCATCAATTGCGTGGGGCCCTACCACCTGTACTCGACTCCGGTTGTGGAGGCCTGCGCTGCCAATGGCACCCATTACGTTGATGC AACTGGGGAGACTCCGTGGGTCAAGCTGATTGTTGACAAATATCATGAAACGGCCAAAGCGAATGGCGCTATT ATCATCCCTTCTCTCGGCGTGGAAAGCGCCCCGGCTGATATCCTAGCATGGGCTCTGGTCAAGCAAGTTCGCGAAGCCCTCTCGTGCCAGACTAAGGAAATCAACAGCTGCATCAAAGAACTGAA GAGCTCTGGCGCTAGCGGTGGCACTCTCAACACCATCCTCACCATTTTTGACTGGCTCCCATCGTCCGAGCTTATGAAATCCCTGAAAcccttctccctcgccgcaTCCACGCCACCCAAGGATATCCCTCGCGAATCAATCATGCAGAAACTTCTGGGCGTGCGCTCGATCCGCGACCTTGGCACGCTGACAACCTCCCCTAGCGGAATCGCAGACGTGACGATCGTGCACCGCAGTAGCACGCTGATGCCCGAGTTCTACGGCAACCGATTCGTTTTCCACCAATTTTTACACGTGCGCAACGCATTTATTGGCGTCGCGGTCCACGTCGGTTTTATGCTAGGACTGGCGCTCCTCGCACTCCCGCCCGTCCGCTGGCTGGTCCGGAAATTCGTCTATGCCCCTGGCAATGGGCCGCGGAAGGAGAATTCATTGAACGACCGGCTCGAGTACCATGCTGTCGCTACGGCGGACCAGAATACTCCTGCCCCGCAACGCGTGTTCGGCAAGCTGACTTACGAAGGCGGCATGTACCTGCTCACGGGTGTGCTGATGGCTGAAGCTGCGATGGTGATTCtcaaagaggaagagaaggtgaagaaggtCTCGCGGGGCGGTATTGTTACCTCCGCTACTCTGGGCCAGGACTTTGTCGACCGCCTGGACAATATGGGCTGTCGGATTGAAACCAAGGTTTTTCAGTACTAG
- a CDS encoding uncharacterized protein (ID:PFLUO_007471-T1.cds;~source:funannotate), which translates to MAVEKINVLGDSRVEYRSATLNGNHYSYLFSQPPSGQYRATVFLIHGFPDLSMGWRYQIPMLVNLGLRVVAPDCLGYGRTDAPEEPIQYSHKRCAEDIKALAAHLDAPKIILGGHDWGAALVYRVALWHPDLITHVFTVCVPYARPQAQNIALEDLVRTAAPHFAYQLQFASGELEKVVRSKDEIRQFLIALYGGRTEKVNWYRTRKVNYEEELAILDRQITAPLLFIQALRDQALPPHLGKSMAKHIPNLTLKQVDTSHWALWEKPEEVNAILASWLKNVVFVDTRSGKL; encoded by the exons ATGGCCGTCGAGAAGATAAACGTATTGGGCGACTCGCGCGTGGAGTATCGCTCTGCGACGCTGAATGGGAACCATTACT CCTATCTCTTCAGTCAGCCACCATCAGGCCAATACCGAGCAACTGTCTTCCTA ATCCACGGCTTCCCCGACCTATCAATGGGATGGCGCTACCAGATCCCAATGCTAGTCAACCTAGGCCTGAGGGTCGTCGCGCCAGACTGTCTCGGCTACGGACGAACAGACGCCCCTGAAGAACCCATCCAATACTCCCACAAGCGCTGCGCAGAGGATATCAAAGCCCTAGCGGCTCACCTGGACGCACCGAAGATCATCCTAGGCGGACACGACTGGGGCGCTGCGCTGGTCTACCGCGTCGCCCTTTGGCACCCTGATCTGATAACCCACGTTTTCACCGTGTGCGTTCCCTACGCCCGGCCGCAAGCACAGAACATCGCCCTGGAAGATCTCGTGCGCACCGCGGCGCCACATTTTGCGTATCAGCTTCAGTTTGCCAGTggggagttggagaaggttgtTCGGTCAAAGGATGAGATTCGGCAGTTTTTGATTGCGCTTTACGGTGGGCGTACGGAGAAGG TGAACTGGTACCGCACGCGAAAAGTCAACTACGAAGAGGAACTCGCCATTCTCGACCGCCAAATCACCGCCCCGCTACTGTTCATCCAGGCGCTGAGAGATCAGGCCCTGCCGCCTCATCTGGGTAAATCAATGGCGAAGCATATTCCTAATTTGACGCTGAAGCAGGTGGACACTTCGCACTGGGCACTATGGGAGAAGCCCGAGGAGGTGAATGCCATCCTTGCTTCCTGGTTGAAGAATGTAGTGTTTGTCGACACACGGTCGGGAAAGCTTTAA
- a CDS encoding uncharacterized protein (ID:PFLUO_007472-T1.cds;~source:funannotate), translating to MAGNHANDDPLRFGVVLFPGFQALDVFGPLDCINVLSRTDSHRVSLSLLSSTLGPVTTKPPRFPAAIGQSIVPTHTFATAPPLDVLLVPGGWGSRGSSPVVQEVIAFIKATYPQLKFLITVCTGSGLAARAGVLDGKRATTNKMAWREMTALRPEVVWVPRARWVTDGNIWTSSGVSAGIDVALAWIEEVFGKQTAKKIADWMEYTRHEDPDLDPFAALHGL from the exons ATGGCCG GAAATCACGCCAATGATGATCCTCTTCGGTTCGGAGTGGTCCTTTTCCCCGGCTTCCAGGCCCTAGATGTATTCGGTCCTTTGGACTGCATCAATGTCCTCTCACGGACCGACAGCCACAGGGTCTCCCTGTCTTTACTTTCCTCGACCTTGGGGCCAGTAACGACCAAGCCGCCCAGATTCCCCGCTGCGATCGGCCAATCCATCGTTCCAACCCATACCTTTGCTACCGCACCACCACTGGACGTTCTGCTCGTCCCGGGTGGTTGGGGTTCCCGTGGCTCTAGTCCCGTAGTTCAAGAAGTCATCGCATTCATTAAGGCCACATACCCGCAGCTCAAGTTCTTGATTACCGTCTGCACTGGCTCCGGGCTTGCGGCGCGGGCCGGCGTGTTGGATGGGAAACGTGCCACGACCAATAAAATGGCGTGGCGGGAGATGACGGCCTTGAGGCCCGAGGTGGTTTGGGTCCCTCGCGCCAGATGGGTTACTGATGGGAATATTTGGACGTCTTCTGGAGTCAGTGCGGGCATTGATGTGGCGCTGGCTTGGATTGAGGAGGTGTTTGGCAAGCAGACGGCAAAGAAGATCGCCGATTGGATGGAGTATACTCGACACGAAGACCCGGATCTAGATCCCTTTGCCGCGTTGCATGGTCTGTGA
- a CDS encoding uncharacterized protein (ID:PFLUO_007473-T1.cds;~source:funannotate) has translation MMPANQMSHNATWVPGDFEHPNDHIRRPIQVALAFDFTLPTIAIALRLIARRLTSNKLFLDDWLILVALLFKYGCSAGTAVLLWNGLGSHITMVPKENLATFFKIGWANPFPYTATVVFVKLSILALYKRLFATKRMLTAIYVVGAIILMWAVAVFVTTGLMCIPVNKFWDPTVEGACIDTAKFYYGIQIPNILTDAILLCMPLHVVWKLPIAKTQKLLLSGVFLVGCLTLVFDIVRLYAMIELTKAGPDITYNQAPVAMWTCTEAAVAIVAACLPNLRPLFKTGGRGFWSQLRSSAHRSGWTGGKSSGNSNSSNSTGNTTSTSDTAVSLSTPTKEIDTRVSVQTVDTTQYNDYMKGIKASV, from the exons ATGATGCCCGCAAACCAAATGTCCCACAACGCCACATGGGTCCCTGGTGACTTTGAGCACCCTAACGATCATATCCGCCGCCCTATTCAGGTCGCACTCGCTTTTGACTTTACCTTGCCCACTATCGCCATTGCCCTCCGCCTGATTGCGAGAAGGCTTACTAGCAACAAACTGTTCTTGGATGATTGGTTGATTCTGGTTGCACTG CTTTTCAAATATGGATGCTCGGCCGGAACTGCAGTCC TCCTTTGGAACGGATTGGGATCACACATCACCATGGTTCCCAAGGAAAACCTCGCGACTTTTTTCAAG ATCGGATGGGCTAATCCATTCCCGTACACCGCCACTGTGGTATTCGTCAAGCTATCGATCCTGGCACTGTACAAGCGCCTGTTCGCAACCAAAAGGATGCTGACTGCGATATACGTGGTGGGGGCCATCATTCTGATGTGGGCCGTGGCCGTATTCGTCACTACCGGTCTGATGTGCATCCCTGTGAACAAGTTCTGGGATCCCACTGTTGAGGGAGCATGCATCGACACTGCCAAGTTCTACTACGGCATCCAGATTCCGAACATCCTCACGGATGCCATTCTTCTGTGCATGCCTCTGCATGTTGTCTGGAAATTGCCCATCGCCAAAACCCAGAAGCTGCTCCTTTCCGGTGTCTTTCTCGTCGGTTGCCT GACCTTAGTCTTCGATATCGTTCGCTTGTACGCCATGATTGAACTGACAAAGGCGGGCCCGGACATCACTT ACAACCAAGCCCCCGTGGCCATGTGGACCTGCACCGAAGCCGCCGTTGCCATCGTTGCAGCCTGTCTCCCGAACCTGCGACCCCTGTTCAAAACCGGCGGAAGAGGTTTCTGGTCCCAGCTTCGGTCCTCAGCCCACCGATCCGGCTGGACTGGTGGAAAGTCGAGCGGCAACTCCAAttcctccaattccaccgGCAACACAACAAGCACCTCCGACACAGCTGTCAGTCTTTCTACTCCGACCAAGGAGATTGACACCCGTGTCTCGGTGCAGACTGTGGATACCACCCAGTACAATGATTATATGAAGGGCATCAAGGCTTCGGTCTAG
- a CDS encoding uncharacterized protein (ID:PFLUO_007474-T1.cds;~source:funannotate): protein MGLPAITISGNGFLKSGTRWQTKGVVYDGTQNQSSSSSPGDPLADPKQCAIDAVAIKDLGANTVTVAHVDPTKSHSECMKSFDDNGIYVLVTLEGSNGMLNQTWNMNNYRRYTAIIDNFAGYENLMGFSLGDQVFRQTSDPGLAPSMKAAVRDLKAYIAAREYRTIPIGYYADDDFESRQYLAEYMVCGGNSSEAVDFWGLDVFQWCGDATYESSGYQGMEGIFQGLGVPLFFSQDGCNTPSPRTFTDMPFIFGPEMDDEWSGAIIYKWGQSPSNYGLVSYPSQVGSSLPLTPSPLSDYSYLQSQWASVTTNTNAPSTLSTPACPTIQQYWSVNGSAALPTIAGLNIATVTPANTASASAQATAGDYAAATNGRKSSGSGSGSSSGLSKGGIIGLAVGLAVGIGLLLLALGVWVLRRRRRRNSGDGTRDTVVEQTQTNSTSHGPPRLEMPAASMPDSSSEATGPSDPVSGDRGATELGSSEIFEASSGLASLSQELATRGERSPNPLDNSGNGRPSFSAVSTLPDAIPLTDPSSKYNELAEEADIAVQELGLIAVRKRALVSQAATAGESPEKVEGRKGDEYRELLHREGKLGARLKEIMSEQAPTEPAVNT from the exons ATGGGTCTGCCAGCAATCACGATCTCTGGCAATGGATTCTTGAAATCGGGTACCCGTTGGCAAACCAAAG GAGTTGTCTATGACGGCACCCAGAATCAGAGTAGCTCGAGTTCCCCAGGAGACCCATTGGCCGACCCGAAACAATGTGCGATTGATGCAGTGGCGATAAAAGACCTCGGCGCGAACACTGTTACTGTCGCCCACGTCGATCCAACGAAGAGCCACTCTGAGTGTATGAAGAGCTTCGATGATAATGGAATCTACGTGTTGGTGACTCTGGAGGGTTCTAACGGCATG TTAAATCAAACGTGGAATATGAACAACTACAGACGCTATACAGCTATTATTGACAACTTTGCGGGCTATGAAAACCTTATGGGGTTCTCACTTGGAGATCAGGTCTTCCGACAAA CCAGCGACCCTGGGTTGGCGCCCTCCATGAAGGCTGCAGTGCGAGACCTCAAAGCGTACATAGCTGCCAGGGAATACCGCACCATCCCAATTGGCTACTATGCAGACGATGACTTCGAGTCCCGTCAATATCTCGCTGAGTACATGGTTTGTGGAGGAAATAGCAGTGAGGCCGTCGACTTCTGGGGCTTGGATGTGTTTCAATGGTGTGGTGATGCTACCTATGAGTCGAGTGGTTATCAGGGAATGGAAGGAATATTTCAAGGGCTGGGAGTTCCtttgttcttctcccaggACGGGTGCAACACCCCCTCGCCACGGACATTTACGGACATGCCCTTCATATTCGGGCCTGAGATGGACGATGAGTGGAGTGGAGCAATCATTTACAAATGGGGTCAATC CCCCAGTAACTATGGATTGGTATCCTACCCTTCTCAGGTTGGCTCTTCTTTGCCATTGACCCCATCGCCATTGTCCGACTACAGCTATCTCCAAAGCCAGTGGGCTTCTGTGACCACTAATACCAACGCCCCGTCAACCTTGAGCACACCTGCGTGCCCTACAATACAACAATACTGGTCCGTAAACGGCAGCGCTGCACTGCCGACCATTGCAGGCCTCAACATCGCCACCGTGACGCCAGCGAACACCGCCTCTGCATCTGCGCAAGCCACTGCTGGGGACTACGCCGCCGCTACGAACGGACGCAAGTCTTCCGGATCGGGTTCCGGATCGTCTTCCGGATTGTCCAAAGGTGGTATAATTGGCCTTGCTGTCGGCCTTGCAGTGGGCATAGGTTTGCTTCTGCTTGCACTAGGTGTGTGGGttcttcggcgtcgtcgaAGACGCAACAGCGGCGATGGCACAAGAGATACTGTCGTGGAACAAACACAAACAAACTCGACGAGCCATGGCCCGCCGAGGCTGGAGATGCCAGCAGCATCCATGCCAGATAGCAGCAGCGAGGCGACAGGGCCGAGCGATCCAGTCAGCGGAGATAGAGGAGCAACCGAGCTCGGATCTtccgagatcttcgaggCGAGCTCAGGGCTGGCAAGCCTGAGTCAGGAACTTGCAACTCGCGGAGAACGATCTCCCAACCCTCTTGATAACAGCGGGAACGGAAggccctctttctctgcgGTGTCGACTCTTCCAGACGCAATTCCCCTCACGGACCCGTCATCTAAGTATAATGAACTTGCGGAAGAGGCGGACATTGCAGTCCAAGAATTAGGGTTAATTGCTGTGCGCAAGAGAGCGTTAGTATCTCAAGCAGCGACAGCGGGCGAGAGCCCTGAGAAGGTAgaagggaggaaaggagaCGAGTACCGGGAGCTATTACACAGAGAGGGAAAGCTTGGAGCTCGCCTCAAGGAGATCATGAGTGAGCAGGCGCCGACAGAGCCTGCGGTCAACACCTAG